In one window of Solanum pennellii chromosome 2, SPENNV200 DNA:
- the LOC107011852 gene encoding ATP synthase mitochondrial F1 complex assembly factor 1 isoform X2, with protein sequence MMHHLSSSVSKRILSSAMAFYRNRSSFSMVSRQAYRSSTLQQIVDKSPRHAIPSDFLKWRSLGCIRTSKFASGFSPLKQKPLDSIIDMERAKQKSAEELADIWDDYHLGRGHIAASMKSKLYKLLEQRASSCRYFVIPLWKGSGYTTMFVQVQAPHILITGLEDYKAKGTQAAPYFTVSYYTEFAESKDLVLVRGDIVFTSKLTDSEAKWLLDTIQSFYLNDVRYKLVERFNRETSEFEFKDVLQTLEMPIM encoded by the exons ATGATGCACCATTTGTCAAGTAGTGTATCAAAGAGAATACTCTCTTCTGCCATGGCTTTCTATAGAAATCGTTCTTCTTTCTCTATGGTTTCAAGACAAGCATACAGAAGCTCAACTCTGCAGCAGATTGTTGACAAATCACCACGACATGCTATTCCTAGTGATTTCTTGAAATGGCGTTCGCTTGGTTGCATTAGGACATCAAAATTTGCCTCTGGCTTCAGCCCGTTGAAACAAAAGCCCTTGGACTCTATTATTGACATGGAGAGGGCAAAGCAAAAATCAGCTGAAGAGCTAGCTGACATTTGGGATGAT TATCACTTGGGAAGAGGTCACATTGCAGCATCAATGAAATCTAAGCTATATAAGCTCTTGGAGCAAAGAGCTTCAAGTTG CCGGTATTTTGTAATTCCGCTATGGAAGGGAAGTGGTTACACAACAATGTTTGTGCAAG TGCAGGCACCCCACATTCTAATCACAGGTCTTGAAGATTACAAAGCAAAAGGAACTCAAGCTGCTCCATACTTCACAGTTTCTTACTACACTGAGTTTGCTGAAAGCAAGGATCTAGTTCTTGTTCGAGGGGACATTGTCTTTACTAGCAAGCTCACGGACTCGGAGGCAAAATGGCTTTTGGACACTATACAATCATTTTACTTGAATGATGTCAGGTACAAATTAGTGGAGCGCTTTAACAGAGAAACAAGTGAGTTTGAGTTTAAAGATGTTTTACAAACTTTGGAGATGCCAATAATGTGA
- the LOC107011852 gene encoding ATP synthase mitochondrial F1 complex assembly factor 1 isoform X1 — protein MNVSMTQLLLQIIMMHHLSSSVSKRILSSAMAFYRNRSSFSMVSRQAYRSSTLQQIVDKSPRHAIPSDFLKWRSLGCIRTSKFASGFSPLKQKPLDSIIDMERAKQKSAEELADIWDDYHLGRGHIAASMKSKLYKLLEQRASSCRYFVIPLWKGSGYTTMFVQVQAPHILITGLEDYKAKGTQAAPYFTVSYYTEFAESKDLVLVRGDIVFTSKLTDSEAKWLLDTIQSFYLNDVRYKLVERFNRETSEFEFKDVLQTLEMPIM, from the exons ATGAATGTATCAATGACTCAAT TGTTATTGCAGATAATCATGATGCACCATTTGTCAAGTAGTGTATCAAAGAGAATACTCTCTTCTGCCATGGCTTTCTATAGAAATCGTTCTTCTTTCTCTATGGTTTCAAGACAAGCATACAGAAGCTCAACTCTGCAGCAGATTGTTGACAAATCACCACGACATGCTATTCCTAGTGATTTCTTGAAATGGCGTTCGCTTGGTTGCATTAGGACATCAAAATTTGCCTCTGGCTTCAGCCCGTTGAAACAAAAGCCCTTGGACTCTATTATTGACATGGAGAGGGCAAAGCAAAAATCAGCTGAAGAGCTAGCTGACATTTGGGATGAT TATCACTTGGGAAGAGGTCACATTGCAGCATCAATGAAATCTAAGCTATATAAGCTCTTGGAGCAAAGAGCTTCAAGTTG CCGGTATTTTGTAATTCCGCTATGGAAGGGAAGTGGTTACACAACAATGTTTGTGCAAG TGCAGGCACCCCACATTCTAATCACAGGTCTTGAAGATTACAAAGCAAAAGGAACTCAAGCTGCTCCATACTTCACAGTTTCTTACTACACTGAGTTTGCTGAAAGCAAGGATCTAGTTCTTGTTCGAGGGGACATTGTCTTTACTAGCAAGCTCACGGACTCGGAGGCAAAATGGCTTTTGGACACTATACAATCATTTTACTTGAATGATGTCAGGTACAAATTAGTGGAGCGCTTTAACAGAGAAACAAGTGAGTTTGAGTTTAAAGATGTTTTACAAACTTTGGAGATGCCAATAATGTGA